A DNA window from Candidatus Cloacimonas sp. contains the following coding sequences:
- the mfd gene encoding transcription-repair coupling factor, with amino-acid sequence MLYDIIEERLVQSEFMQGLLKLPLKDRSIQIYHLNPSARALVAAHLWKHTGKNVIVISQDDIIAEDIWDDLCILVGKENSHYLPDYEILPYEERSPHYSIRATRMETMLSTLANNESAMYSLSIRALGRFLPARELLSDHILHLKQGMEISPETLIHNLYDLGYEIQYQVSKVFQAAKRGGIIDVFSPPLTNPVRLEFWGDEIIGMRVFSLATQRSLEEYVTELTILPARELAVSDIDSGSPIIAKIREQGFFEGIENYYALLCNKLQTFADYFDNDNRILVWNNYYYLREEYENLFEQAITTWKKEAKIKGRGRVPRPEKMFADLDTLVEIKSAGENIYLSQSEFELSFPVLNIRAPFISQPEFESDLNLLAETLLTKSNESWQNTLLFDNLSQAKRLQESIGSIPFNQFIGVLHSGFSIEDCSLNLWTDHEIFNRYKRKRYAPRYAPGETIVDYEDLKPGDYVVHIDHGIGVFEGLQIIRLDGSEVECLVLRYANDDRVYVPTYQLSLVTKYVAEESAKPVLNKLGSSKWNKTRQRAAQQIELIAADIVKLYAQRSSRIGIAHQSDSEWQKELEESFIYEDTPDQSKATKEIKEDMELPVPMERLLCGDVGFGKTEVAIRAAFKAVCSGYQVAVLAPTTLLVEQHYRVFRERLAQYPVKIAMFSRFRKNSAMQKDILGLKSGSIDIAIGTHRLLSKDVQFQKLGLLIIDEEHRFGVRHKEKLRAMQSNVDTLYMSATPIPRTLNMALSKLKEISLMQTSPKERLPVRTIITPRNMDVIKDAVRREIDRGGQVFFIHNRVQTIETVATELRNAMPAVRFIVGHAQMAEHQLEQVMTAFLAKEYQVLISTTIIENGIDIPNANTILIDNADTFGLAQLYQMRGRVGRSNRRAYAYLLISKGTTTVARKRLEALTQYDYLGAGFQVALRDLELRGAGTVLGTKQSGIIQAIGFNYYNRILGNAIQAVEKGETTNLFNDETTETRRKVRTEIDLYFPPGYIDDDEERLRIYKRLSELETLADIDEMEVELLDRFGKMPEQARWLLNYFKLSQLANNIALQDCQVKNNSLIMEFEASNLPAKERLLHFTAKIPQPIRFEAGKNLKIIVTLDPEASYLQQFETGIEILKKW; translated from the coding sequence TTATACGATATAATAGAAGAAAGATTAGTCCAAAGCGAATTTATGCAAGGGTTGCTAAAGCTTCCCTTGAAGGACAGGTCTATCCAAATTTATCACCTCAATCCAAGTGCGCGGGCTTTGGTTGCGGCTCATTTATGGAAACATACCGGTAAAAATGTAATCGTTATTTCTCAGGATGATATTATCGCTGAAGATATTTGGGATGATCTTTGCATTTTAGTTGGCAAGGAAAACTCTCACTATTTGCCCGATTATGAAATATTGCCTTACGAAGAGCGTTCTCCGCATTACAGCATTCGGGCAACGCGGATGGAAACTATGCTTTCCACTTTAGCTAATAATGAAAGTGCTATGTATTCACTTTCCATAAGAGCTTTGGGGCGTTTTTTACCTGCGCGGGAACTGCTTTCTGACCATATTTTGCATTTAAAACAGGGTATGGAAATAAGTCCCGAGACCTTAATCCATAATTTATACGATTTGGGTTATGAAATTCAATATCAGGTTAGCAAGGTCTTTCAAGCAGCCAAAAGAGGTGGTATAATAGATGTTTTCTCTCCCCCACTTACAAATCCTGTGCGCCTGGAATTTTGGGGGGATGAAATTATTGGAATGCGGGTTTTCTCGCTTGCCACACAACGCAGTTTGGAAGAGTATGTAACCGAGCTGACAATTCTGCCTGCCCGTGAACTTGCAGTTAGCGATATTGACAGTGGTTCACCTATTATTGCTAAAATTCGGGAACAGGGTTTTTTTGAAGGTATAGAAAATTATTATGCCTTGCTGTGTAATAAACTACAGACCTTTGCAGATTACTTTGATAATGACAACCGCATTCTGGTGTGGAATAATTATTATTACCTGCGGGAAGAGTATGAAAATCTTTTTGAACAGGCAATAACAACCTGGAAAAAAGAAGCAAAAATTAAAGGAAGGGGACGCGTTCCCCGTCCGGAAAAGATGTTTGCGGATTTGGATACTCTGGTTGAGATTAAAAGTGCAGGTGAAAATATCTACCTTTCACAAAGCGAATTTGAGCTTTCTTTTCCCGTTTTAAATATTCGTGCTCCTTTTATTAGCCAACCCGAATTTGAATCCGATTTGAATTTGCTGGCGGAAACGCTGCTTACCAAAAGCAACGAGAGCTGGCAGAATACTTTGCTATTTGATAATCTAAGCCAGGCAAAGCGACTGCAGGAAAGCATTGGCAGCATTCCTTTCAACCAATTTATCGGGGTTTTGCATAGCGGTTTTTCCATTGAGGACTGCTCTTTGAATTTATGGACTGACCACGAGATTTTTAACCGCTATAAACGCAAGCGTTATGCTCCTCGTTATGCTCCAGGAGAAACCATCGTTGATTATGAAGACCTGAAACCGGGTGATTATGTTGTCCATATTGATCATGGCATTGGGGTTTTTGAAGGACTGCAAATAATCCGTTTGGACGGTTCTGAAGTTGAATGCCTGGTTTTGCGTTATGCCAATGACGATCGGGTTTATGTTCCTACTTATCAGCTTTCCCTGGTAACTAAATATGTAGCGGAAGAAAGTGCCAAACCGGTATTGAACAAGCTTGGCAGCTCTAAATGGAATAAGACCAGACAGAGAGCTGCACAACAAATTGAACTTATTGCTGCGGATATAGTTAAGCTCTATGCACAGCGTAGTTCACGCATTGGAATTGCCCATCAATCGGATAGCGAATGGCAAAAGGAATTGGAGGAATCCTTCATTTATGAGGATACCCCCGATCAAAGCAAAGCCACTAAAGAAATTAAAGAAGATATGGAACTTCCGGTACCGATGGAACGTTTACTGTGCGGCGATGTTGGCTTCGGAAAAACCGAAGTTGCCATCCGGGCTGCCTTTAAAGCTGTTTGCAGTGGCTATCAGGTTGCTGTTTTAGCACCTACAACTTTATTGGTGGAACAGCACTATCGGGTTTTTAGAGAACGCCTGGCTCAGTATCCGGTAAAAATAGCTATGTTCAGCCGTTTTCGCAAAAACAGCGCTATGCAAAAAGACATTTTAGGGCTGAAAAGCGGCTCTATTGATATCGCTATCGGAACTCATCGTCTGCTTTCCAAAGATGTTCAGTTCCAGAAATTGGGGCTGTTAATTATTGATGAAGAACACCGTTTCGGAGTGCGCCACAAAGAAAAACTAAGAGCGATGCAAAGCAATGTGGATACCCTTTATATGAGCGCTACTCCTATTCCGCGAACATTGAATATGGCACTCTCCAAACTGAAAGAAATTTCCCTGATGCAGACCTCGCCTAAAGAAAGATTACCGGTTAGAACTATTATAACTCCCCGAAATATGGATGTTATTAAAGATGCCGTGAGAAGAGAAATTGACCGAGGAGGACAGGTCTTTTTTATTCATAATCGGGTGCAAACCATTGAAACCGTGGCAACCGAATTACGCAATGCAATGCCTGCAGTTCGTTTTATCGTTGGGCATGCACAAATGGCTGAACACCAATTGGAACAAGTGATGACCGCCTTTTTGGCTAAGGAATATCAAGTGCTTATTTCCACAACTATCATTGAAAACGGAATTGATATCCCCAATGCCAATACCATTTTAATAGATAATGCCGATACCTTTGGTTTGGCACAATTATACCAAATGCGAGGCAGAGTAGGAAGAAGCAATAGACGAGCTTATGCCTATCTGCTTATTTCCAAAGGAACTACTACAGTTGCCCGCAAGCGATTGGAAGCATTAACGCAATACGATTATTTGGGAGCCGGCTTTCAAGTTGCCTTAAGAGACCTGGAATTAAGAGGTGCGGGAACAGTTTTGGGAACCAAACAAAGCGGAATTATTCAGGCAATTGGCTTTAACTATTACAACCGCATTTTAGGGAATGCCATTCAAGCAGTGGAAAAGGGTGAAACAACTAACCTGTTTAACGATGAAACCACGGAAACAAGAAGAAAAGTGAGAACTGAAATAGACCTTTATTTTCCCCCCGGTTATATTGACGATGATGAAGAACGCCTGCGTATTTATAAACGCCTGAGTGAATTGGAGACCTTGGCAGATATAGACGAAATGGAAGTGGAACTTTTAGACCGCTTCGGTAAAATGCCGGAACAGGCAAGATGGTTACTAAACTATTTCAAACTTAGCCAGTTAGCCAATAATATAGCCCTCCAGGATTGCCAGGTTAAAAATAATAGCTTAATTATGGAATTTGAAGCGAGTAATTTACCTGCCAAAGAACGGCTGTTGCATTTTACCGCTAAAATACCTCAGCCAATTCGTTTTGAAGCAGGAAAAAACCTGAAAATTATTGTTACTTTAGACCCTGAGGCAAGCTATCTGCAACAATTTGAGACGGGGATAGAGATCCTGAAAAAATGGTAA